Part of the Nitrosopumilus sp. genome, ATAATCATCAAAAGTACCTGGACTGTACTTGAAAGTGTAATCTTTAACTTTAACATTGGAAAATCCTGCCCTTATTACTTCATCTCTAAATGATTTTTTTGTACCATATCTATCCAAATCTGGAGTTCCTGGTGGCACATATTCTGGAATAAATTGAGTTACCGCATCTAGAATATTTCCAAAATATGGTACTTTGTCTTTATGTCCATGTACTGACATACCTAATTTGCCTGATTTTTTGAGAGATTTTCTCATATTTTTAAGAGCTTTTGAGGCATTTGGAAAAAAAAATAATGCGTATTGACATGTAATAATATCAAACTTTTCAGAAAATGTGAAATTTTCAGCGTCTGCATTTACAAATAACAAGTTGGAACTATTTTCATTCCATTTTTTTGCTATTTTTATTGCAGTAACAGATGTATCCGCACCAACTACATATCCTGTTTTACCGACTTTTTGTGTTATTTTTTTGGTTACAACACCAGTACCACATGCAACATCAAGCACTTTGTTTCCTTTTTTGATACCAATTGAATTTACCAATTTTTTCGTACTTGCAAATGGTCCTATATCTTCAGATGCCCATCTTTTATGATATCTGGGAGCAACCTCATTCCAGATTGCCATGTTGCGTTTTTTGTAATCTGATTGTTTCAATCTTTTTTCAAATCTTTCAAATCAGATTTTAATGTTCGTCCTGTTTCATGATAATATCTATGTTCAATTTCTTTAAGTTTTTCAGATAATCTAAAACTATTCAAATTTTTCTTTTTTTGTTTCTTAACAGTTTCTTTGTATTGTGAAATTAATTTTTTTATTTCTGAATTTTTCATTTTATTTTTTTTTCAATTTCTTTTCTGATAAATTTAACAACTTTTTCTTTCTTTTTCCATCCAGATGTAGTTATTTTTTTATCATCTACAAAAAATACTTGATTATAGTTTGGATTTTTTTGATATTTTTTTCCAATATCATTTGCAATAATTACATCTGCACCTGAATCTTTTATTTTCTTTTGAGCTGATTTGATTAATGCATTTTTTGTCATATCGGTTTCAGCCTTGAATCCAATTAGAAGAGCAGCATCTTTTTGTAATTTTTTTACTTGATCAATGATTTTTGGAGCTTTTTTGAGCCTGATTTCAAGTGATTTTTTGTCACTTTTTATTTTGGATTTTGATGTTTTTTCTGGGGTATAGTCTGAAGCAGCTGCAGCCATAATTACAATATCAAATTTTTTCTTTAGTTCTTTTTTTGTCATATCAAACATTTCTTTACCTGTAGTAACATTGATGATTTTTGCACCCTTTGGTGGTTTTTCATTTGCAGGACCATACACTAATGTTACTTTAGCTCC contains:
- a CDS encoding methyltransferase domain-containing protein, with product MAIWNEVAPRYHKRWASEDIGPFASTKKLVNSIGIKKGNKVLDVACGTGVVTKKITQKVGKTGYVVGADTSVTAIKIAKKWNENSSNLLFVNADAENFTFSEKFDIITCQYALFFFPNASKALKNMRKSLKKSGKLGMSVHGHKDKVPYFGNILDAVTQFIPEYVPPGTPDLDRYGTKKSFRDEVIRAGFSNVKVKDYTFKYSPGTFDDYWKNYLKYVAKPIKEKLNSLSKPQRRELKEMIKENTKLHTKRNGMIEFPWEVLILTAKY